One genomic window of Gossypium hirsutum isolate 1008001.06 chromosome D11, Gossypium_hirsutum_v2.1, whole genome shotgun sequence includes the following:
- the LOC107911977 gene encoding putative ripening-related protein 1: MKKQVFFTVFEFIIFLCFHFLFISLGIEAQTCDPSGTIPGTTPPPGQCNQDNNADCCVEGEVYTTYTCSPPVSDNTPATLTINSFQEGGDGGGASKCDNQYHSDDEPVVALSTGWFSQSSRCNKFININGNGKSARALVVDECDSQEGCNDEHAYQPPCRNNIVDASKAVWTALGVPESEQGELDITWSDA, translated from the coding sequence ATGAAGAAGCAagttttttttactgtttttgagtttatcatctttctttgttttcattttcttttcatcaGTCTAGGTATTGAAGCTCAAACATGCGATCCTAGCGGCACCATACCGGGCACAACGCCACCACCAGGGCAATGCAACCAAGACAATAATGCTGATTGTTGTGTAGAAGGCGAAGTTTACACAACATACACGTGTTCACCGCCGGTGTCCGACAATACACCGGCAACCCTAACTATTAACAGCTTCCAGGAAGGTGGAGATGGTGGTGGCGCATCAAAATGTGACAACCAATATCACTCAGATGATGAACCCGTGGTGGCACTCTCAACAGGGTGGTTTAGCCAGAGCAGCCGTTGCAATAAATTTATTAACATCAATGGGAATGGAAAAAGTGCAAGGGCTTTGGTAGTGGATGAATGTGACTCTCAAGAAGGGTGTAATGATGAGCATGCTTATCAGCCTCCGTGCCGCAATAATATTGTTGATGCTTCAAAAGCAGTTTGGACGGCTTTAGGAGTGCCTGAAAGCGAACAAGGCGAACTAGATATTACCTGGTCCGATGCCTAA